The Oceanispirochaeta sp. M1 DNA window AACTATATGATTATGTAAATTGGTATAATAATAAAAGGATTCATGGGTCTCTGGGGTATTTAACACCAGTGGAATACAAAACTTTGATGTCCGAGAAAATAGTGTCCTAAAAGGGGTTGCCGATCCATAGTTTTCATTATAATTGATTCAGACTTGATATCAAGCTCCCGCGGTTCGTCCTGCAGTGTCTTGAAGGCGTCAGTTTAAGCAATTATTTAACAGATAAAAACTGCTTGCTCTTTCAGGAATTGTAGAAATGAATAAGTTCAAGACATCGCATTTTGCTTGTTTGTTCTGAACAATATCCTTACTGAATCAGCCTATTACAAATACTGTATATTTCAATCGCTTCTCATTATTCGGGACCTTTTTACGCGTAGGTGTAAATTTCATCACCGGGAAGTGACTAGCTATACAGCAGAAGTTTTATAGCATTCGTCTGTATCAATAGGAGCCGAGTACTTCAAATCTTTACTTCAGCTAATTGTTTCCAGTTCTTTTGTTACCTGTGTGCCTGTCAGAGCAAGACTTTCAGCCTGAGAAACAACTGTTTCAATATCAGAGTTTACATGTCTTACCAGCTGCATAGTCTGGTTTGAATCTGAACTTACCATTTCAGAATATTTTTGATTCTGCTCCAGTTTGGAAACAATGTTATTATTCAGTATTCTGATTTCCTCCATAATCCCGATAATTTTTTCCATTGATGAATCTACTCCGGAGACTCTGGTTTCCATATCCGATAATTTTATTTTTATGTTAGAGGCAACCATTATTGTCTCTTCCGACAGATCCCGTACTTCTTTTGATATCACTGAAAACCCACTTCCTTTTTCACCAGCCCTGGCTGCTTCAATACTCGAATTGATTGACAGCACTCCTGTACGGTCCGCCAGGTCATTGATATGTTTCACCATTGAATCAATTTCACCGGTTACATTCTTCAATTCCCGGATTGATGTTTTTGATTGAGTTACAGAATGTGAAGAGCTCAAGGTAACAGATCTGACCTGATCCAACTGCTCATACACCGATAGCAGAGATTCAAGCATACCATTCATTGATTGGCTCATTGCTTCAAAGTTCTGAGTCATGATTTGAGTTTTGTCAGAAGTCTGTCCCAGAAACTGCTTGATGTTTTCTATTCCTTCAGTGACCATACCGACTTTGCTTAAGCTATTGTCAATGTACTTGGCGCGGTGAAGAGCCGATGCCTCTTTTTCCTTCTCCAGTTCTCTTTGAGCTTTTAAAACTTCTTTCTTCTGGATTTCAGATTCTTCCAACATTTCTTCTGCAAGCTGTTTTTGTCTTTTACTTTCATCCAATGCTGTCCGTATTCTATCGATCATTCGATTAAACATTTCGGCCAGATCTCCAATTTCAGTACCATACTCTACAGGAACCATACAATCCGTAGAGAAGTCTCCGGATCGAGTCAACTGGTCCATAGTTGTTGCAAGATCAAGAACAGATGATTTAGCTCCATGTTCTGCAACATTCAACCCAAGGACCTCTTCTTCATTTGTGACTCTTACACCGCCAAATAATTTATCAGTAATATAATAGAAAAATAGTCCCAACCCAAAAGACCAAAGAAAGCACACAGCAACACCTACAGCCTGAATTTGAATCTGATCCATTCTGGTTAAGTCTCCCAGATATTCAGGAAGGATAAAAAAGCCAACTGCCAGAGTCCCCCAGGCACCGCATAGGCCATGTACAGGGATGGCACCAACGACATCGTCCAGATGCAGGATATGCTCTAGAAAGTAAGTTCCCGCATACACAACAACTCCAGAGATCAAACCTATGACAACAGCTCCTGTAGTACCGACATAGGCACATCCTGCAGTAATCCCTACAAGACCGGCTAATACTCCGTTTGCAATCATTTCTCCTTCGATCTTTTTTTCCGGATGGAAAATCCAACTGAGAATAGCAGCCGAAACAGGCTGATAAAGTCGTATAGAGAGCTATTATTGCTATATCAGTTGTGGCGGACAGAGTACTGCCGCAATTAAAACCGAACCATCCAAAAAAAAGTATAAAAGTACCCAGAAAAACAAACCGCAGATCACCGGCGGCTATCTTTTGTGCTTTCTTCTTACCGGTTTTCGGATCAACAATGAATTTCCCCAGCCGGGGACCTACAATGATGACACCGGCAAGCGCCATCCATCCTCCCACTGAATGAACGACTGAAGACCCTGCAAAATCTTTAAAACCTCTCATCTCCAACCAGCCCGCACCACCTGCTGCAGGATCAGTACCATGGAGGAAGCTTCCCCAGGCCCAATGACCAAAGACCGGGTAAATAATGACTGCTAATAAAAAAGAAAGAAGAACGTATTGTTTAAGCTTTGTTCGTTCACAAATTGCTCCCGAATCAATTGTGACAGCAGTTCCTACAAACACTGCCTGAAATATAAAGAATGCAGCTATCCATGGATCTTCAACAGAAATTAAAAAATCCCCAATTCCGAAAAATCCATGCCATGACTTTCCAAACATTAATCCGAACCCTACCAGCCAAAAACCAATAACTCCAAGAACAAAATCAGTTAAATTTTTTATGGCAACATTAATGGAGTTTTTGGAGCGGGCCATTCCTGCTTCCAGAGACATAAACCCGGACTGCATAAAAAAGACAAGAGCTGTTGCAATAATCACCCAGACATAATCCAGATCAGTTTTTATCAAATCTATTCGTTTGTCATAATCCTGAAAAATTTCTGTGTGGGTCTCGGTCTCCGCCCAAAGGAATACCCCGGAACAAATAAAGATTAGAAAAAGAAAAGTTAATTTTTTATTCATGATAACAGGATTTCCTTAATTTAATAAACAAGCGTCTACGAAATGTAATTTCATATAGTCTATCAATTATATATTCATTGATCTTTATGGGAGGGAGATAACAACTGAAAACACAGGAATTACACTCATCGGCTAAGATTTCCTACATAATTGAAGTTCTTAGAAAGAACTCTAGTGAACAATGCCGTTATCAGAAAAAGGATTTTCTGTATAATATTCTTATTATTCTCACATCAAAACCCGTACTATGGCTTTTTATACTGATTGTGGAATTTTTTCCACAATCAGTCTTTGTCGATAATGATGTATGTTCAACTTCCTAACTTTGCTCCTCCAATCAATATTCAAGATCGTGTTTTCAAATCGAAAGGACTTGCTTTTCACTCTGATGACATTGAAAAAGGAGAATCAGGTCTATAAGCGGCAGATCAATTCTAAGAAAGTTCATAATTCGATGAAGCGTAGTGATCGGCTATTTCTGGCGTTAATTTCACGACTATCCAGAAGGGCGGTAAATCATATGACTTTAGTGAAGCCATCCACTCTTCTTGACTGGCAGCGAAGGTTCATTAAGAATTATTGGACCTATAAGCATGGAAAACCTGGGAGGAAGCCGGTTCCAAAGGGTATAAAAGAGCTCATCCTTCAAATGAAACAAGACAATAGTCTCTGGGGTTGCCATCGGATTGCGGATGAACTGAAAAAGCTGGGTATTGAGTTGAATCCAACAACTATAAACAGAATTATCCAGGAATATAGGAAAAAGGGGATGATTCAACCAACTGGTAGCTGGAGGAAGTTCTTGAAATCGCATTGGGATTCACTATATGCAATGTACTTCATGACCATAGACACTTTATTCGGTAAGAGATTCTACCTGCTCATAATCCTTGAGCTGAGATCTAGAAGGATAATCCGGTTTGATTTGACTGAGAATCCTTGTCGGGAGTTTGTGAAGCAAAGAATCATACTGTTTTCAGAGGATATTCCGGGTAAGAAAATCCTGATTCATGATAATGCTGCACAATTCACATCTATCGATTACAGCTGGTTTGATATCAAGGGGATCAATATCAGCCCTTATGCCCCAAATATGAATGCCTTTATTGAAAGATTGAACGGTTCTATTAGACGAGAATCTCTGGATCATTTTCTACTGGTTTCAGAGAAACAGATTCGGAAGATCCTAAAATCATATGTTGATTACTATAATAATCAACGTCCGCATCAAGGTGTTGGTAAAATCCCTACTGGGAATCAGCTTTCTGGTTTTGGAAAGATCAGGAAAGAATCTGTTTTAGGAGGCCTCCACTATAATTATTACAGAAGCAGTGCGTGAAAGTGTAAAAAGCCAGAGCACGCGTTTTATGGCCCTTTGATTAATCCCTATCCCCGAAAGGGTTTAGAGCAAAAAAAAATACCCCTCAAAAAGAGGGGTAAAAGTGGGTCCACAAGGACTTGAACCTTGGACAGCCTGATTATGAGTCAGGGGCTCTAACCAACTGAGCTATAGACCCGATGAGCGCTAATAATATTCCAATCCTTCAGGATTGTCAACAATCACTGTATTTTCAATTTATTCTGTTTTCTAATCCCTAAGAGAATTAATTTCCTGCCC harbors:
- a CDS encoding IS3 family transposase, translated to LYDYVNWYNNKRIHGSLGYLTPVEYKTLMSEKIVS
- a CDS encoding methyl-accepting chemotaxis protein is translated as MFNRMIDRIRTALDESKRQKQLAEEMLEESEIQKKEVLKAQRELEKEKEASALHRAKYIDNSLSKVGMVTEGIENIKQFLGQTSDKTQIMTQNFEAMSQSMNGMLESLLSVYEQLDQVRSVTLSSSHSVTQSKTSIRELKNVTGEIDSMVKHINDLADRTGVLSINSSIEAARAGEKGSGFSVISKEVRDLSEETIMVASNIKIKLSDMETRVSGVDSSMEKIIGIMEEIRILNNNIVSKLEQNQKYSEMVSSDSNQTMQLVRHVNSDIETVVSQAESLALTGTQVTKELETIS
- a CDS encoding integrase core domain-containing protein: MKQRIILFSEDIPGKKILIHDNAAQFTSIDYSWFDIKGINISPYAPNMNAFIERLNGSIRRESLDHFLLVSEKQIRKILKSYVDYYNNQRPHQGVGKIPTGNQLSGFGKIRKESVLGGLHYNYYRSSA